A portion of the Hylaeus volcanicus isolate JK05 unplaced genomic scaffold, UHH_iyHylVolc1.0_haploid 12237, whole genome shotgun sequence genome contains these proteins:
- the LOC128883906 gene encoding zinc finger Ran-binding domain-containing protein 2-like isoform X2 gives MAGGFDLEAWTAGDMSFASSGHQQRSTINQGDPFINTSVLTNQGSSHNASSQSQREGDWICLSCSTVNFAKRTRCNKCGAIKNKRALDSTLTKGDSDIPGKNSGLFKRGDWHCNHCGNINWARRDKCNVCNAMKPSYTQSPRTGRAGGHYDLQDPHDKQQHLSDEESFDEFGRRKKKKKKAITNEKITNIKETSSLPSTSMLSGNPEEDEPPLKLCFPPPPLCYLNGRTASMSSVSSRSCDYTDVDVSEDDKSHS, from the exons ATGGCTGGGGGATTTGATCTTGAGGCATGGACGGCTGGTGACATGTCGTTTGCATCATCAGGTCATCAACAACGTTCAACGATCAATCAAGGAGATCCATTTATTAATACTTCTGTTTTAACTAATCAGGGATCTTCTCATAATGCATCTTCTCAGTCGCAACGTGAAGGTGATTGGATATGTTTAAGTTGTTCCACGGTTAATTTCGCCAAACGAACACGGTGTAATAAATGTGGAGCAATCAAAAACAAACGAG CTCTGGATTCTACTCTGACTAAAGGTGACAGCGATATTCCGGGAAAGAACTCAGGTTTGTTCAAACGTGGGGATTGGCATTGTAATCA ctgcGGCAATATAAATTGGGCTAGGCGAGACAAGTGTAATGTCTGTAATGCTATGAAGCCTTCCTACACCCAATCACCGCGAACAGGGAGGGCTGGAGGTCATTACGATCTTCAAGACCC aCACGATAAGCAGCAACATTTGTCAGATGAAG AATCATTTGACGAATTCGggagacgaaaaaaaaaaaaaaaaaaagcaataacaaatgaaaaaataacaaatataaaagaaacttcTTCTTTACCTTCAACTAGCATGCTTTCAGGAAATCCTGAAGAGGATGAGCCCCCTCTAAAATTATGCTTTCCGCCCCCTCCTCTTTGTTATCTTAatg GTCGCACCGCAAGCATGTCGTCAGTGTCTTCCAGATCCTGTGATTATACAGACGTTGACGTATCAGAAGATGATAAAAGTCATTCATAG
- the LOC128883906 gene encoding zinc finger Ran-binding domain-containing protein 2-like isoform X1 — translation MPNEFYSAQMAGGFDLEAWTAGDMSFASSGHQQRSTINQGDPFINTSVLTNQGSSHNASSQSQREGDWICLSCSTVNFAKRTRCNKCGAIKNKRALDSTLTKGDSDIPGKNSGLFKRGDWHCNHCGNINWARRDKCNVCNAMKPSYTQSPRTGRAGGHYDLQDPHDKQQHLSDEESFDEFGRRKKKKKKAITNEKITNIKETSSLPSTSMLSGNPEEDEPPLKLCFPPPPLCYLNGRTASMSSVSSRSCDYTDVDVSEDDKSHS, via the exons ATGCCAAACGAGTTTTACA GTGCACAAATGGCTGGGGGATTTGATCTTGAGGCATGGACGGCTGGTGACATGTCGTTTGCATCATCAGGTCATCAACAACGTTCAACGATCAATCAAGGAGATCCATTTATTAATACTTCTGTTTTAACTAATCAGGGATCTTCTCATAATGCATCTTCTCAGTCGCAACGTGAAGGTGATTGGATATGTTTAAGTTGTTCCACGGTTAATTTCGCCAAACGAACACGGTGTAATAAATGTGGAGCAATCAAAAACAAACGAG CTCTGGATTCTACTCTGACTAAAGGTGACAGCGATATTCCGGGAAAGAACTCAGGTTTGTTCAAACGTGGGGATTGGCATTGTAATCA ctgcGGCAATATAAATTGGGCTAGGCGAGACAAGTGTAATGTCTGTAATGCTATGAAGCCTTCCTACACCCAATCACCGCGAACAGGGAGGGCTGGAGGTCATTACGATCTTCAAGACCC aCACGATAAGCAGCAACATTTGTCAGATGAAG AATCATTTGACGAATTCGggagacgaaaaaaaaaaaaaaaaaaagcaataacaaatgaaaaaataacaaatataaaagaaacttcTTCTTTACCTTCAACTAGCATGCTTTCAGGAAATCCTGAAGAGGATGAGCCCCCTCTAAAATTATGCTTTCCGCCCCCTCCTCTTTGTTATCTTAatg GTCGCACCGCAAGCATGTCGTCAGTGTCTTCCAGATCCTGTGATTATACAGACGTTGACGTATCAGAAGATGATAAAAGTCATTCATAG